The Streptomyces sp. HUAS CB01 genome has a segment encoding these proteins:
- a CDS encoding glutaminyl-peptide cyclotransferase: MRVACVAPLAALVLAAGAVTSCGAGGADDGAPGVNGRAAPVERLRVEVVETLPHDPDAFTQGLEMAHGRLYESTGVSGRSAIGSGPPGAPPSRHERLAAPLFGEGMTVMGPTLWQLTWRDGVAIERDARTLTELRRVPYDGEGWGVCHQSRHDRLVTSDGSSRLVFRDPGTLRRTGSVVVTLDGRRVDRLNELECVGDLVYANVWPTDRIVRIDAGSGRVTGEIAASGLIGAAERRRTDVLNGIAAIPETDQFLLTGKWWPKMFRVRFVPVSPAPGTPLRTS, encoded by the coding sequence ATGCGTGTCGCGTGCGTGGCCCCCTTGGCCGCCCTGGTCCTCGCCGCGGGGGCCGTGACGTCCTGCGGGGCGGGCGGTGCCGATGACGGGGCGCCGGGGGTGAACGGACGGGCGGCGCCGGTCGAGCGGCTGCGGGTGGAGGTCGTCGAGACCCTGCCGCACGACCCGGACGCCTTCACCCAGGGCCTGGAGATGGCCCACGGCAGGCTCTACGAGAGCACGGGTGTCAGCGGCCGGTCGGCGATCGGGTCCGGTCCGCCGGGTGCCCCGCCCTCCCGGCACGAGCGGCTGGCGGCGCCGCTGTTCGGTGAGGGGATGACGGTCATGGGACCGACGCTGTGGCAGCTCACCTGGCGCGACGGCGTCGCGATCGAACGCGACGCGAGGACGCTGACCGAGCTCCGCCGGGTCCCGTACGACGGTGAGGGCTGGGGGGTGTGCCACCAGTCGCGGCACGACCGTCTGGTGACGAGCGACGGCTCGTCCCGGCTCGTGTTCCGCGACCCCGGGACCCTCCGGAGGACGGGCTCGGTCGTCGTCACCCTCGACGGCCGGCGGGTGGACCGGCTCAACGAGCTGGAGTGCGTCGGCGACCTCGTGTACGCCAACGTCTGGCCCACCGACCGGATCGTACGGATCGACGCCGGCAGCGGACGGGTGACGGGGGAGATCGCCGCGTCCGGCCTGATCGGCGCGGCCGAGCGGCGGCGCACGGACGTCCTCAACGGGATCGCGGCGATCCCGGAAACGGATCAGTTCCTGCTGACCGGCAAGTGGTGGCCGAAGATGTTCCGGGTGCGGTTCGTACCCGTGTCGCCCGCCCCCGGCACCCCGCTCCGGACCTCCTGA
- a CDS encoding LPXTG cell wall anchor domain-containing protein: protein MPRRSVRRLVVAAAAASLVAAAPLIAAQPAFAQYPPAPNLTVEDVDLVLELGQVVDFLGRGFTPNEQTTGRLVPVGGGGGGGGAGGPGGAAALGRSAAVPQTFTAADPKSSPSPSPSTTMSTGRGDRPVVTLGTWTADANGVVDATFTVPEGTREGAYYFQLSGARSDLVLTVRVTIDGDGDGDGDGDGDHGDGDHGRPGGGDDDHGRPGGGDDDHGHNGSDDHDGRGHDDDYDDDDDDDHGDGGKSDHDDSDDDKDSGPSLADTGSSDGTAVLLTATGGLLLLGGGALVVAKRRRNASQRG from the coding sequence ATGCCCAGACGCTCCGTACGGCGACTCGTCGTGGCCGCCGCTGCCGCAAGCCTTGTTGCCGCAGCCCCGTTGATCGCCGCCCAGCCGGCCTTCGCGCAGTACCCGCCCGCCCCCAATCTGACCGTCGAGGACGTGGACCTCGTCCTGGAGCTCGGCCAGGTGGTCGACTTCCTCGGACGGGGCTTCACTCCGAATGAGCAGACCACCGGCCGCCTCGTGCCCGTGGGCGGTGGCGGTGGCGGTGGCGGTGCCGGCGGACCCGGCGGCGCGGCCGCGCTGGGCCGTTCCGCGGCCGTCCCGCAGACCTTCACCGCGGCCGACCCCAAGTCCAGCCCCTCGCCGAGCCCGTCCACCACCATGTCGACCGGCCGGGGCGACCGGCCCGTCGTGACGCTCGGAACGTGGACCGCCGACGCGAACGGCGTCGTGGACGCGACCTTCACCGTCCCCGAGGGAACGCGGGAGGGCGCCTACTACTTCCAGCTCAGCGGCGCGCGGTCCGACCTCGTCCTCACCGTCCGGGTGACCATCGACGGGGACGGCGACGGCGACGGGGACGGGGACGGGGACCACGGGGACGGGGACCACGGGCGCCCCGGCGGCGGTGACGACGACCACGGGCGTCCCGGCGGCGGTGACGACGACCACGGCCACAACGGCAGTGACGACCACGACGGTCGCGGCCACGACGACGACTACGACGACGACGATGACGACGACCACGGGGACGGCGGCAAGTCCGACCACGACGACTCGGACGACGACAAGGACTCCGGGCCCTCGCTGGCCGACACCGGCTCCTCCGACGGAACGGCGGTCCTGCTGACCGCGACCGGCGGTCTGCTGCTGCTCGGCGGTGGCGCGCTGGTCGTCGCGAAGCGCCGGCGCAACGCCTCGCAGCGGGGCTGA
- a CDS encoding GDP-L-fucose synthase family protein: MTVVVSEPYGAVRRPLDRSARVLVAGSRGLVGSAVWRHLTREGFTDLVGPGSAELDLRERREVFDWFAAARPDVVVLAAARVGGIRANATRPAAFLSDNLRIQVNVLDAALEHGTGRLLFLGSSCIYPKFADQPIREEALLTGPLEPTNDAYAIAKIAGIQQVQAVRRQYGLPWICAMPTNLYGPGDNFHPEHSHVLPSLIRRFDEARREGAPQVVNWGSGAPRREFLHVDDLARACLHLLEHYDADGPVNVGTGTDLTIREAAELVAEVVGYRGTLEWDPRQPDGTPRKLLDISRITALGWEPRIGLREGLARTYAWYTEHRDTGALRL, encoded by the coding sequence ATGACCGTGGTGGTGTCCGAGCCGTACGGGGCCGTCCGCCGCCCCCTCGACCGCTCGGCCCGCGTGCTCGTGGCCGGAAGCCGCGGCCTCGTCGGTTCGGCCGTGTGGCGGCATCTGACGCGGGAGGGCTTCACCGACCTCGTGGGGCCCGGTTCCGCGGAGCTGGACCTGCGCGAGCGCCGTGAGGTCTTCGACTGGTTCGCCGCCGCCCGGCCGGACGTGGTGGTGCTGGCCGCCGCCCGGGTGGGCGGGATCAGGGCCAACGCCACCCGGCCGGCCGCCTTCCTCTCCGACAACCTGCGAATCCAGGTCAACGTGCTGGACGCCGCGCTGGAGCACGGCACCGGCCGGCTGCTGTTCCTGGGGTCCAGTTGCATCTACCCCAAGTTCGCCGACCAGCCCATCCGGGAGGAAGCGCTCCTCACCGGCCCGCTGGAGCCGACGAACGACGCCTACGCCATCGCCAAGATCGCCGGGATCCAGCAGGTCCAGGCGGTGCGGCGCCAGTACGGGCTGCCGTGGATCTGCGCCATGCCGACCAATCTGTACGGCCCCGGGGACAACTTCCACCCGGAGCACTCCCATGTGCTGCCGTCGCTCATCCGGCGCTTCGACGAGGCCCGCAGGGAGGGCGCACCGCAGGTCGTGAACTGGGGCTCCGGGGCGCCGCGCCGGGAGTTCCTGCACGTGGACGACCTGGCCCGGGCCTGCCTCCATCTGCTGGAGCACTACGACGCGGACGGCCCGGTCAACGTCGGCACGGGCACGGACCTGACGATCCGTGAGGCCGCGGAACTGGTGGCGGAGGTCGTCGGCTACCGGGGGACCCTCGAGTGGGACCCGCGTCAGCCGGACGGGACTCCCCGCAAGCTCCTCGACATCTCCCGGATCACCGCCCTGGGCTGGGAGCCGCGGATCGGCCTGCGGGAGGGCCTGGCCCGGACGTACGCCTGGTACACGGAGCACCGCGACACCGGCGCGCTGCGGCTCTGA
- a CDS encoding polysaccharide biosynthesis tyrosine autokinase, producing the protein MDLRDYLRVLSRRWRAITVLTLLGTAAGVLLTYTAVPEYRATAKLFVSLQGSTDEDTAQLAQGNLFTQARVRSYAEVATSPLVTGHVVKQLKLKMSPAALSGKISATAQPDTVLLQLTVTDTRAARAARISNAVAERFTEVIRGLERPVDAESSPVRLSVTEPASVPAAPFSPRPAVNVALGLLAGLILGAGFALARETLDSSVRTSKALTDALAGFGGPPVLGSIVHDPQATSRPLALRDDMHGLRAEGFRRLRTCLQFVDVDRPPKVIAVTSPLSGEGKTSVAVNLAATLAETGASVCLVDTDLRRPSTARTLGLIRDAGLTTALIGRAEVQQLLQSAGSFSVLTSGAVPPNPTELLGSAQLRAVLRGLAEKFDHVVVDTAPVLPVADASVIASEVDGYLLVVRASRTSRDQIAEALRALRHVGASVVGTVLNMASPKEDRGAHGYAYEYRPQSHTTGRFGRLARFARPLRPARLGRFLGRVLGLALLARAVRRSRPAGTAPAALPTPGGGPDARLTAPVHALADESPRPVAVERSVQS; encoded by the coding sequence TTGGACCTTCGCGACTACCTACGAGTCCTCTCTCGCCGCTGGCGCGCCATCACCGTGCTGACGCTGCTCGGCACGGCGGCCGGTGTACTCCTCACCTACACGGCCGTCCCCGAGTACCGGGCCACCGCCAAGCTCTTCGTCTCACTGCAGGGCAGCACCGACGAGGACACCGCCCAGCTCGCCCAGGGAAACCTCTTCACGCAGGCCCGTGTCCGGTCGTACGCCGAGGTGGCGACGAGCCCCCTGGTGACCGGGCACGTCGTCAAGCAGCTGAAGCTGAAGATGTCGCCGGCCGCGCTGAGCGGCAAGATCAGCGCCACGGCCCAGCCCGACACGGTGCTCCTCCAGCTCACCGTCACCGACACCCGGGCGGCACGGGCGGCGCGTATCAGCAACGCCGTCGCCGAACGGTTCACCGAGGTGATCCGCGGGCTCGAGCGCCCGGTCGACGCCGAGTCGTCGCCGGTGCGGCTGAGCGTGACCGAGCCGGCCTCCGTGCCCGCCGCGCCCTTCTCGCCGCGGCCGGCCGTGAACGTCGCACTCGGGCTCCTGGCCGGGCTGATCCTCGGGGCCGGTTTCGCGCTGGCGAGGGAGACGCTGGACTCGTCGGTCCGCACGTCCAAGGCGCTGACCGACGCCCTGGCCGGCTTCGGCGGACCGCCCGTGCTCGGCAGCATCGTGCACGACCCCCAGGCGACCAGCCGGCCGCTGGCGCTCCGCGACGACATGCACGGGCTCCGCGCCGAGGGCTTCCGGCGGCTGCGCACCTGTCTGCAGTTCGTGGACGTGGACCGGCCGCCGAAGGTGATCGCGGTGACCAGCCCGCTGTCCGGCGAGGGGAAGACCAGCGTCGCGGTGAACCTCGCCGCGACACTGGCCGAGACCGGAGCCTCGGTGTGCCTGGTCGACACCGACCTGCGGCGCCCTTCCACCGCCCGCACGCTGGGGCTGATCCGTGACGCCGGGCTCACCACCGCGCTGATCGGCCGTGCCGAGGTGCAGCAACTGCTGCAGTCCGCGGGCTCGTTCTCCGTACTGACCAGCGGCGCGGTGCCACCGAACCCCACCGAGCTGCTGGGCAGTGCTCAGCTGAGGGCCGTACTGCGGGGCCTCGCCGAGAAGTTCGACCACGTGGTGGTGGACACCGCACCGGTCCTCCCCGTCGCTGACGCCTCCGTGATCGCGTCCGAGGTGGACGGCTACCTCCTCGTCGTACGGGCCTCCCGCACCAGCCGCGACCAGATCGCCGAGGCGCTGCGCGCCCTGCGGCACGTGGGCGCCTCGGTGGTCGGCACGGTCCTGAACATGGCGTCGCCGAAGGAGGACCGCGGCGCTCACGGGTACGCCTACGAGTACCGGCCGCAGTCCCACACGACCGGCCGGTTCGGCCGCCTCGCGAGGTTCGCCCGCCCCCTCCGTCCGGCGCGGCTCGGCCGCTTCCTCGGCCGCGTCCTCGGCCTGGCCCTGCTCGCGCGGGCCGTCCGCCGATCACGGCCCGCCGGCACCGCCCCGGCGGCCCTGCCCACCCCCGGCGGCGGGCCGGACGCCCGGCTCACCGCGCCCGTGCATGCGCTCGCCGACGAGTCACCCCGCCCGGTGGCCGTCGAACGGAGCGTGCAGTCATGA
- the gmd gene encoding GDP-mannose 4,6-dehydratase produces MTVKTALITGITGQDGSYLAELLLEKGYRVHGIVRRASTFNTERIEHLYRDPHDPEARLFLHYGDLTDGTRMTGLLEQVQPDEVYHLAAQSHVRVSFDEPEFTGDTTGLGTTRLLEAIRRTGLPCRFYQASSSEMFGAAPPPQDEGTPFHPRSPYGAAKVYAYWVTRNYREAYGIHAVNGILFNHESPRRGPTFVTRKVAVAAARIKAGLQDVVHLGNLDARRDWGYAAEYVEAMWLMLQQDRPDDYVIATGASHSVREFVEQCFAHVGLDWRDHVRFDERYLRPTEVDHLIGDATKAEKQLGWRATVHAPELARLMVDAELGALQHGTAPGDHSAPPVVPAPAAR; encoded by the coding sequence GTGACCGTCAAAACGGCACTCATCACCGGCATCACGGGCCAGGACGGCTCCTACCTCGCCGAACTGCTGCTGGAGAAGGGGTACCGGGTGCACGGAATCGTCCGCCGCGCCTCCACCTTCAACACCGAACGCATCGAGCACCTCTACCGCGACCCGCACGACCCGGAGGCACGCCTCTTCCTGCACTACGGGGACCTCACCGACGGGACGCGGATGACGGGCCTGCTGGAGCAGGTGCAGCCGGACGAGGTCTACCACCTCGCGGCCCAGTCGCATGTGCGGGTGTCGTTCGACGAGCCCGAGTTCACCGGGGACACCACGGGGCTCGGCACCACCCGGCTGCTGGAGGCCATCAGGAGGACGGGCCTTCCCTGCCGCTTCTACCAGGCGTCCAGCTCGGAGATGTTCGGCGCCGCCCCGCCGCCCCAGGACGAGGGCACCCCCTTCCACCCCCGCTCGCCCTACGGGGCGGCGAAGGTGTACGCGTACTGGGTCACCCGCAACTACCGCGAGGCATACGGCATCCACGCCGTCAACGGCATCCTGTTCAACCACGAGTCCCCGCGCCGCGGCCCGACGTTCGTGACCCGGAAGGTGGCCGTGGCCGCCGCCCGGATCAAGGCCGGCCTGCAGGACGTGGTCCACCTCGGCAACCTCGACGCCCGCCGGGACTGGGGCTACGCCGCCGAGTACGTCGAGGCCATGTGGCTGATGCTGCAACAGGACCGGCCGGACGACTACGTGATCGCCACCGGCGCCAGCCACAGCGTGCGCGAGTTCGTCGAGCAGTGCTTCGCCCACGTCGGCCTCGACTGGCGCGACCACGTGCGCTTCGACGAGCGCTATCTGCGCCCGACCGAGGTCGACCACCTCATCGGCGACGCCACCAAGGCGGAGAAGCAACTCGGCTGGCGCGCGACGGTCCACGCACCCGAACTGGCCCGTCTGATGGTCGATGCGGAGCTGGGCGCCCTCCAGCACGGCACCGCCCCCGGCGACCACTCCGCGCCGCCCGTCGTCCCCGCTCCGGCCGCGCGGTGA
- a CDS encoding glycosyltransferase family 2 protein gives MPADRIPPGGAPRGVAVLMTCHNRRDRTLAALASVHAQTGLPAGTRCTVHLVDAGSSDGTADEVRAAFPRTDVVTVGTDVHWGTGTGIAATRADPAAHVLWLNDDVVLDPGALAALLRTAAPLDRPAVAVGAMRSGDGTRTTYSGYRLVRPRLRPPVLERVEPDDRHAKPCDTCNGNAVLVTAPARRVLGDLDPAFPHRMGDHDYGLRARRAGVPLLLAPGHVGICDDNSGAVKGTSAEPGLDARTALRRLVSVREQPPAPWWRYCRRHLGPWAPLVFCSPYVKTALRSTVRRPGALPRHRPSSLRAEP, from the coding sequence GTGCCCGCCGATCGCATTCCGCCCGGAGGCGCCCCGCGCGGCGTAGCAGTCCTGATGACCTGTCACAACCGCCGGGACAGGACGCTCGCGGCCCTCGCCTCGGTGCACGCCCAGACCGGTCTCCCGGCCGGCACCCGCTGCACGGTCCACCTGGTCGACGCCGGCAGCTCCGACGGCACGGCCGACGAGGTGCGCGCCGCCTTCCCCCGCACCGACGTGGTGACGGTCGGCACGGACGTCCACTGGGGCACCGGCACCGGGATCGCCGCCACCCGCGCCGATCCCGCCGCCCATGTGCTGTGGCTCAACGACGACGTGGTCCTCGACCCGGGGGCCCTCGCCGCACTGCTGCGCACCGCGGCACCCCTGGACCGCCCGGCCGTGGCCGTCGGCGCCATGCGCTCCGGCGACGGAACCCGCACCACCTACAGCGGCTACCGCCTCGTCCGGCCCCGGCTCCGCCCCCCGGTCCTGGAACGGGTCGAGCCGGACGACCGGCACGCGAAGCCGTGCGACACCTGCAACGGCAACGCTGTCCTGGTCACCGCCCCCGCCCGGCGTGTGCTGGGCGACCTCGACCCCGCCTTCCCGCACCGCATGGGGGACCACGACTACGGGCTCCGTGCCCGCCGGGCCGGTGTCCCGCTGCTGCTCGCACCGGGCCACGTCGGCATCTGCGACGACAACTCCGGTGCGGTGAAGGGCACTTCGGCCGAACCCGGGCTCGACGCGCGCACCGCGCTGCGGAGGCTGGTGTCGGTGCGGGAGCAGCCGCCGGCACCGTGGTGGCGGTACTGCCGCCGCCACCTCGGCCCCTGGGCGCCGCTGGTCTTCTGCTCCCCGTACGTCAAGACCGCCCTGCGGTCCACCGTCCGCCGGCCGGGAGCCCTGCCGCGGCACCGGCCCTCGTCCCTCCGCGCCGAACCCTGA